Genomic window (Streptomyces sp. NBC_01431):
ATAGTGGCTGAATGGACCGAGTTGACGTTCACTCCCGATCTGACTGGCGACCCTGAGCGGCTGCGGGCCGGGATCCGCGCCGTCCTGGCCGGCTCCTGGGCCACGTACGAGAAATACACGGCACCCCTCGGCGTCGGCTTCATGGTGCAGCCGGGCCACCACTACGGGCCGAGCGTCGACGGGTACGAGTACAGCCCCTGGGGTACCTACCACTTCGCCGACCGCGACGGGATCGGCGTCGACCGCAGCCGGGCCACCGGCACCGGGTACGCGGCGCAGTACGCGAAGCCCTGGTCGGACATGTACGAGACGCCTGCGACCTGCCCAGACGACTTGCTCCTCTTCTTCCACCATGTGCCGTACGCCCATGTGCTGCACAGCGGGAAGACCGTGATCCAGCACATCTACGACACCCACTTCGAAGGGGTCGAGGAGGCCGAGGAGGCGCAGCGCACCTGGGCGTCGATCGCCGGTCTGGTCGCGCCGGATGTGCACGCCCGCGTGGCCGAGCGGTACGTCGAGCAGGTGCGCGGCGCCCGTGAGTGGCGCGACCAGGTCAACAGCTACTTCCTGCGCAAGTCCGGGGTACCGGACGCGAAGGGCCGGACGATCTACTGAAGGCGGTGCACGGCGGCGCCCAGCGGGGCGGGCGTGAACCTTTCGCCGTGCTCCACAGGCCTGTCGTGCGGGCCGCACGACAAGAGGCGTGCACCACGTCCTGGGAGTGCGCGCGCCCAGCGTCACCGCGCCGAGCGACGCCAACCCGCTGTGGGCGCGCTCCAGGATGGCGTCGGGCACGGTGACGTCGTAGGTGTCCGGGGAAAGTTGGAGTAGCGACATGTGGACACGCCGACGGTGAGCATGTCGGTCCCCGCCTTCGTGAACAGGCGGTGGTCCTCGCCCCAGACGTCCTTCGACCACTGCTCGGGGTTGTAGTCACCCCCGTACGGACCCATACGGAATCCGTTGGCCGCTCAGCACGTGAAGTCCTCCCGGGTCTCGGCTATCATCCGTCGGCTGCTGTGCAGCAGCGACAGCAGCATCAGCGAGGTGAGCAGCAACGGCAGCGCCTCCGTCAGCCACCACGTCCCGGCCGCCGCGACGACGAGCAGACTCGCCGCGCCCGCCGACGCCCCTCGCCGGCGCAGAAGGAAGTGCCCGGCGAGCCGCGCCGTGTCGACCGCGCGGAACGTGAACAGGGCTGTCAGGACAAGAGCGTTGGCACCCCACAGCAGCGATCCGCAACCGATGGCCGCGAGCAGCGCCGCCCACCAACTCGGCAGGCCGGTCGCCGCGAAGTGCGTGAGGGTGTAGGTGATGACCGTCATCCAGGCTGAAAGAGGCATCCATATACGCAGTGCGGCAACGGAATTCAGGTTCAGTCCGCGCAGGTAGGTTTGGGCCGGGTGGAGTTCCGCGAGGTCCGTGCTGCGGTGGTGCAGCGCGTATAGCGCGGCTGCGAGCGCCGGGCCCAGGGGCAGCAGACACAGCGCGGCCAGTGGAAGATTGGTCGGGGCGCCGCCGAGGAAGAGCAGGCCCGCGAGGCTCGGCGACAGCGTCGCCAGGAACAGTGCCTCGACCGTGAGCAGCGTGTGCACCAAGGCAGCGCCCCGGGACAGCGGGCCCCGGCCGAACGCCGCCCCGGCCGTGGCCTTCGAGCTCACTGGCCGCCTCCGAGCAGGCGCCTCTCGTCCCACCACGGAGGAGCTTCGTCCTCGACGGGGCTCAGCTCCACGAGCGTCACCTCGTGTCGCTCCAGTGTGAGATCGACCGTGACCTCCGACTCCCGTACGGGAAGCCGTAGATGGGAACGGGCGGGCTCCGCCGCTTCATGCAGCACGTCGATCTGGCTCGGGCGCGGGGAGCGCGGGCTGCCCATGCGCCGCCATGTCGTGTACGCGTTGCCGCGCTCCTCGTCGACGCTCGACCGGCGCAGGAACACCTCCCCACCCGTCATCGGCACGGTCAGACGGACGGTGTGCCCCTGTGATCCCGGCGTCGCCCCACTGGCATCGACCGGCGCCCACACGAGCACCGAGACCCGCCCGTCCGCGTGCCGCGTGACGAGATGGTCGTCACCCCGAGCCAGGACCTCTTCGCCCGTACGCGCCATGAAGGCGTACAAGTGGTAGGTCGGCTTCCGCACCTGGCGGTGCGTCAAAAGCCCGAAGCCGCCGTGGAACAGTGCCGTCGGCACCCCCACCTCCTCGAACATGTCGCTGAACGTCCAGTACGAGAAGGAGTCAACGAGGTCCCCGCCTTGGGCCACCACCGGCGCCAGGTAGGCGGTGTTGAAGGCTGTGTCGTGTATCGCGTTGTCCGGACGGTAGGACGAGTTGAACTCCGTGATGTGTACCGGAATCTCGGCGAGTGGCGTCCCCTTCAGCGCCTCGCGCGGCTGGGCGAACTGGTCGAGGAGGCCCCGTGCCGGTTCCAGGGTCTGATACCTGCCGAACGGCACCTCCTGGACGGGGCCCGAGGTGTACGCATGCCGCGACACGAAGTCCACCGGTACGTCACGGGCCGTACAGAACTCGGCGAAGCGGCCTATCCAGTCGTCCGAGCCCGGCGAGATCGCCGGGCCGCCGACCTGGAGCGAGGCGTCGACCTCCTTCACCGTGCGTGCGGTCACCTCGTACAGCTGGTGGTAGGCGGACTCGTCGGCGCCCTCCCAGAAGACGTCGAGGTTCGGCTCGTTCCACACCTCGATGGGCCAGGTGCGGACCTCATGGATCCCGTACCGGTCGATGAGATGGCTCAGTGTCGTCCGCACCAGATCTGCCCACTCGTGGTGCGAGGACGGCGGCGTCACGTTCCCCGCCCACCAGAAGACGGTCTGATCGCCGGATGCCAACTCGCGAGGCATGAAGCCCAGTTCCAGGAACGGGCGGATGCCGAGGTCCAGATACGTGTCCATGATCTGATCGACGTACGTGAACGAGTGGTGCACCCGCCGCTCGCCCTCCCACTCGTAGGGCCGGTGCACCCCCATCCCGTCACTGAACAAGCCGTGCCCGCGGATGTGCTGAAAGCCGATCTCGCGCTGCACCAGGGCAAGGGACTCCTGGTAGTCACGGCGCAGGGCGAGTTCGAGGCGTCCGGTGCCGACGCAGGTGCGCCACGGGGCCGTCACGCGTGCTTCTCCTTGAAACGATCGGCCGCCTTGTTGTGCAGATCGACGAGTTGCCGCATGTTTCTGGCCCTCAACTCGCCCTGGAACGTGTCCCATTCGGACATCGGCCGCTTGCCGAGCACGAACTTCAGCGCGTTCTGGATGGTGAGGTCCTTCAGCGGGGTGTCCCACAGCGTTGCCTGCTCCTGCTCGGCCGAGTCCAGCGGGTGCGGCGGATCGATCGGCAGCTGCCGCCGCTTCGCCATTGCGTCCTGGAACTTCTTCTCGTCCGGGCTGAACGACGAGGAGACCAGCTCCCAGCCGCCGCCGTACGTGAAGACGCCGTTGAAGAAGCCGAAGTCCTTCTGCAGGTCCCGTGGCGCGTCCGGGTTCGAGCCCATCAGGCTGATGCCGTCCTTGAGCCGGTACGTTCCGCCGGTCTTCGTGTACGTGACGCCCTCGACGCCCCACTTGCAGAACTCCTGGCCCTCGTCCGAGTAGAACAGCCAGTCCACGAACTGCATCGTGGCGACGAACGTGTCCGCCTTCAGTGCCTTGCTGGAGACCATCACGCCGTTCTCCAGACGGGCCCCGCCGAGGACGACTTCGCCTGCCGGGCCGATCGGTACCGGGATCATCTCGATCTTCGCACCCTTGACCTGCTTGTTCAGGTTGTAGCGGTAGTTCTGCACCAGCTCCTGCGGGTTGGCGCTGATGGCGAACGACTTCTCGGCGAGCAGCTTCTGCACTGCTTGGTCGTCCTGCTGTGTGAAGGACTCCGGGTCGAGCAGCTTCTCGGCGACAAGCCTTCGCAGGTAGTCGACCATTGCTTTGAAGGCGTCTTGCGTGGCCGTGAAGACGAACTTGCCGGCCTTGGTGTCATAGCTGAGGTTGTCGTAGCTCCAGCCCGCCTTCACTCCGTACGCCTGGCCGAGATAGCCGAACAACGCCCCGCACGGGAACGGGGTGTTGATGCTCCAGCGGTCCGTCATCGGGTACTTGTCGGGGTACTCCTCCTTGAGCGCTTTGAAGACGCCGTACACCTCGTCCCACGTGGTCGGCAGCGACAGCTTCAGCTTGTCGAGGACGTCCGTGCGCAGGGAGAGGGAGTAGCCCGACTTCACCTTCTCGTGCAGACCCGGCAGCAGGTAGTACTTGCCGTCGGACTGGCGGATGGAGTCGAGCTCCGGCTCAAGCTGCCACTTTTTCACCCTGGCCTGGTAGTTGGGCATCAGGTGCACGTACTCGCTGACCGGGATGACCGCACCCGACGAGACGAACGGGACCTCGGAGGGGTGGTACGTCTTCGGGATCAGGAAGGGGGCGTCGCCCGAGCCGATGAGGACAGCGCGCTTCTTCTCGTAGTCGGCGAGCGGGACGTCGACGATCTCCAGGGTGACGCCGGTGCGTTTGGTGACCTCCTTCCACAAGAGCCAGCTCTTCCTGGTGGGATAGACCGGGTTGTTGTTGTGCAGTGTCGAGAAGGTCAGGGCTTTGGTGGCCTGGAACCGGTCACCCAGCCTGTACTGCTTCATCGCCCCGTTCTGCTTCTTGGACAGGTCCCTGCTGTCCGAGCCGTCGTCGCCGCTGCCGCAGGCGGTGAGCGTGGCGAGGCCGACGAAACCGGCGGCGGCGAGGATCTGGCGCCGCGAGAGCTGCCCGGCGTTCTTCACTGGAACTCCTTGGAGGGAAAGGAAAACTGATGATGAGTCAGCCCTTGACGGCGCCGAGCATCACGCCCTTGACGAAGTAGCGCTGGACGAACGGGTACACGCAGAGGACCGGCAGCGCCGTGAGCAGGATCGCGACGGCCTGGATGTTGGCGCCGACCTGGCTGAGCTGGTCGGTGGCGGCGCCGGCGTTGGTGCCGCCCGTGGAGCCCAGGATGAGATTGCGCAGATAGACGGTGACCGGCATCCGCTCCGCGTCGTCGAGATAGAGGAGCGCGCTGAACCACGAGTTCCAGAACGACACCGAATAGAAGAGCGCCATCGTCGCCACGACTGCTTTGGACAGCGGCAGCACGACCTTGAGCAGGATCCCGTACGTGCTCAGGCCGTCGATCTGGGCGGCCTCCTCAAGATCGGACGGCATGTTCTCGAAGAAGGCCTTCATCACCAGCAGGTTGAAGACACTGATCGCGTTGGGCAGGGCGATGGCCCAGATGCTGTTCTTCAGGCCGAGGCTCGTGATCAGGACGTAGTTCGGAATGAGACCACCGGTGAAGAACATGGTGAACACCGCGATGCCGACGAGCACGGTGCGGCCCCGCAGGTGCCGCTTCGACAGGACGTAGGCGTAGCAGGTCGTCAGGACCATGGCGACGGCCGTCGACACCACCGTGTAGAGCACGGTGTTGCCGTAGTTGCGCCAGAACATCGAGTCCTTGAAGACGATCTTGTATGTGGTGAGGTTGAAGCCCTCTGGCCACAGCGACACCTTGCCGGCGCGGATCTGGCGCTCCCCGCTGAACGACCTCGCGACGATGTTGACGAACGGGTACAGGGTGACGGCCACGACGAGCGTGTGCACGACCGCGTTGGCACTCTGGAAGACGCGGTATCCCCGGGACGGGCGGCTGATTCCGGTCCTGGTGGTCACCACAGGCTCGTCCCCACTGTGCGGCGCGAGAGGAAATTGGAGGACGTGATCAGGACCAGGCCGATGACCGCCTCGAACAGGCCGATCGCGGCGGCGTAGCTGAAGCTGCTGGACTCGACGCCCGTGCGGTAGACGTACGTGGAGATCACGTCGGAGGTCTGATACGTCAGCGGGTTGTACAGGAGCAGGACCTTCTCGAAGCCCACGGCCATGAAAGTGCCGATGTTCAGGATCAGCAGAGTGATCATGGTGGGGCGGATACCCGGAAGCGTCACGTGCCAGGTCTGCTGCCAGCGATTGGCCCCGTCGATCCGCGCCGCCTCGTACAGGTCCTCGTCGATCGTGGTGAGCGCGGCGAGATAGAGGATCGTGCCCCAGCCTGCCGTCTGCCAGATCTCCGAGCCGACATAGACCGTGCGGAACCACTCGGGTTCCTGGATGAACCGGATCGGGTCGTGGCCGAACCAGCCGAGGACATGGTTGACCGGCCCGTCCGTCGCCAGCATCTGCATCGTGATGCCCGCGACGATCACGATCGACAGGAAGTGCGGCAGATACGAGACCGACTGCACGAATCGTTTGACCGCGCTGCGCCGCACCTCGTTCAGGAGCAGAGCGAGGACGATCGGCGCCGGAAAGCAGAAGACGAGCGTGAGGCCGCCCAGCCAGAGCGTGTTCCGGAAGACCTGCCAGAAGGTCGGGTCGTTCCAGAACATGTGCACGTAGCGCAGCCCTACCCATTCCTCGCCGAAGACCGAACCACCCGGCACGAAGCGGCGGAACGCGATCACGTTGCCGATCATCGGGAGGTAGCGGAAGACGAGGAAGAAGGCGATCGGCAGCACGGCCAGGGAGTACAACTGCCAATCCCGGCGCAGCGCTTGGCGCCAGGTCCGGCGGGCTTTGGGAGTGCCGCGCCGTTTCGGCGGCGGGGGCTCGGCAGGGGCGGCGGTGGCGCCGGGTGCCTCGCCCGTCACGGTCGGGGACGTCATACAGGGCCTTCCGTCACATGGGCTTCGCGTGGGCAGGGAAGGGTGTGACTGAGAAGTTACGAGAATCTTCCGGTAACGTCGCCGCAACCTAAGGGCCCTCCCTGTCTCTGTCAACGGGGCGCGGTAGTCCGGGAGTTGCCCGCTCTCCTGAAATGCGTTCACATCACTGAACTTCTGCGAGGTGCCCGTGCCTGCCTTCGACCTGCCCGTGCATGACCTGGAGCGGTACCGTCCGCCGCTGGAAGAACCGGCAGACTTCGATGCCTTCTGGCGCCAGACCCTGGCGCCGGCCGACCATCCTGAACCGCTGCTCGACGTTCAGCCCGTTGGCAACGGCCTGCGCCTCGTGGAGAGCTGGGACATCACCTTCCGCGGTTTCGCCGGTGACCCTGTCCGCGCCTGGTACACGCGGCCTGCACAGACCGCTGAACTCCTGCCCGGCGTCGTGGAGTTCGCCGGGTACGGGCGTGGGCGTGGCCTCCCGCACGAGCGGCTCACCTGGGCGAACGCCGGATACGCGCATCTGCTCATGGACAACCGCGGCCAGGGCGACCAGTACGGCAGCGGCGGCGCGACCCCCGATCCGCATGCCCAGGCCCCGGGCGGCCCCGGGCCGATCGTGCGGGGGCTCCTCGACCCGTACGACCACCACTACCGGCGTCTGATCACCGACGCCGTGTGCGCGGTCGCCGCGCTGCGGGCCCTGCCCGGTGTGGACCCGGCGCGGATCTCGGCCGTCGGCAACAGCCAGGGCGGGGGAGTGGCCCTCGCCGTCGCCGGCCTCGTCCCCGACCTCGCCGCGGCCCTGGTCACGGCCCCGCTGCTGTGCGGGATCCGGCGCGCCCTCGACCTGACCGACGCCGGGCCGTACGGGGAGGTCGCCGCCTATCTCGCCGTGCACCGGGGTGCGGAGGGCGCCGCGTACCGCACGCTGTCGTACGTCGAGGGGATCTCGTTCGCCCGTCGCGCCCAGGCCCCCGCTCACTTCGGCGTCGGCCTGCGTGACACCGTTTGCCCGCCGAGCGGCGTGTACGCGGCGTACCACCGCTACGGCGAACTGGCGGCGCACGATCCCGCACGGGAGATCCACGCCTACCCGTTCAACGGCCACGAGGGCGGTGACGCGGCTCATGTGCGACGGCAGCTGGACTGGTTGGCCGGGGTGGCCGTCGGGCGTCGGGCGTAGATTCGGGCGCACACGTCCGACGGGTCGGACGCGGCTGCTGCCTCGGCTGCCGGCCGGCCCTGCGTATGTTCTACGGTTTCCGGAAGACGCCCGATGTTTTTTCCGGGCGCGCAGCTATGGAGGTGGGACGGTGGCCCCGGACGGTGCCCAGCGCAAGACAGCCACGCGGAGTTCGGACGGGGGCGTCGGACCCGCCAAGGTGACGATCACCGAGATCGCGCGGGAGGCCGGAGTGTCCGTTCCAACCGTCTCGCGCGTCGTCAACGGCAGGTCGGACGTCTCGCCCGCGACGCGGGCCAGAGTCGAGGACCTGCTGCACCGGCACGGATACCGGCGAAAGTCGTCCGCTCCCGGTGACCGGGCGGTCCTGATTGATCTGGTCTTCAACGACCTGGACAGCCCTTGGGCGGTGGAGATCATCCGAGGGGTCGAGGAGGTCGCGCACGAGTCCGGCGTGGGTACCGTGGTCTCCGCGATCCACGACCGGGCGGGCGCGGCGCGGCAGTGGATGACGAATCTGCGGGCCCGCGCCTCGGATGGCGTGATCCTCGTGACCTCGGTCCTTGAGCCGGGGCTCCACGACGAACTGCGGCGCCTGGGCGTGCCGTTGGTGGTGATCGACCCGGCAGGTTCGCCCGCGTCGGAAGAGCCCACCATCGGCGCCACGAACTGGGCGGGCGGTATGGCGGCGACCGCGCATCTGCTCTCCCTCGGCCACCGCAGGATCGGGTTCATCGAGGGCCCGCCGCGGCTGCTGTGTGCGCGGGCCAGGCTCGACGGGTACCGGGCCGCGCTCGACGCGGCTGGCGTGCCGGTCGACGACGCTCTGGTGGTGCCCGGCGACTTCTATCACGCGTCCGGGTTCACCGGCTGCAACCAGCTGCTCGACCTCGACGACCCGCCGACTGCGATCTTCGCGGCCAGTGACCAGATGGCGCTCGGAGCGATCGAGGCGCTGCGCCGGCGTGGCCTGAGGGTGCCTGAGGACATGAGCATCGTCGGCTTCGATGATCTTCCGGAGGTGCGCTGGTCGTCGCCGCCGCTCACGACGGTGCGTCAACCATTGACGGACATGGGCAAGTTGGCCGCCCGCGTCGTCCTCGATCTGGCCCGATCGGTCGCGCCCGCGGCGTCCCGCGTGGAACTCGCGACCGAACTGGTGGTCAGGGCCAGTACGGCGGCGCCGGCCGAGGTGTAGAGATCCGGCATTCCGTAGGGGGTGTCAACAGCCCATTTTGTTAAGGCCGTTGACACCCCCTACGCATACCCGTAACTTCCGTGGCCGTCTCCCGATAGTTTTCAAATGTCTTCCGGAAGGTGTGCCATGCCAGACACTGCCCCTTCGTCTCTCTCCCGTCGCCGGTTCCTCGGGGTGGTCTCCGTCGCGGGTCTGGGCGCCGCCGTGCTCACGTCCTGCGGGGACTCCGACTCCGGCAGCGGCACGGACAGCCAGGGCAGGACCGTCTTCGAGTGGTGGCACATCCAGACCACCGAGCCCGGCAAGCACCTGTGGCCCGAGCAGGCCAAGGCGTACGAGAAGGCGCACCCCAAGATCAAGATCAAGCTCGTACCGCTGGAGAACGACGCCTTCAAGGCGAAGATGACGGCCCTCGTCGGTACGGGCAAGCTGCCCGACCTGTACAACACCTGGGGCGGCGGTGTCCTCAAGCAGCAGGTCGACGCCGGTCTTACCGAGGACATCACCGACGACGTCAAGGACTGGATCGGGGATCTGGTGCCCGCCTCGCGCAAGGCGTACGAGTTCGACGGCAAGACCTACGCCATTCCGGTCGACATCGGAGCAGTCGGCTTCTGGTACAACAAGGCGCTCTTCAAGAAGGCCGGGATCACCGTGCCGCCCGCGACCTGGGCCGAACTCCTGGACACGGTGCAGAAGTTGAAGGCGGCCGGTATCACGCCGATCGCCCTCGCGGGCAAGGAGAAGTGGCCCGGCATGTACTACTGGGCGTACCTTGCGATCCGTCTCGCCGGGGTCGACGGCATGCAGAAGGCCGCCGACGCGAAGGACTTCACCAGCGACGACTTCGTCAAGGCGGGCGAGCACCTGAAGCAACTCGTCGACCTGGACCCGTTCCAGAAGGGTTTCCTGGGTGCCTCATATCCGGGCCCGACCGGTGAGGGCGCCACCATGGGCAACGCCAAGGCGGCCATGGAGCTGATGGGCCAGTGGGCCCCCAACGTGCAGAAGTCGGAGGGCAAGGGTCTCGGTGAGGACCTCGGCTTCTTCCCCTTCCCGAGCGTCGACGGCGGCAAGGGCAAGTCCACCGACGTCTTCGGCGGAGGCGGCGGCTACGCGCTTCGCAAGGGCGGCCCCAAAGAGGCCCTCGACTTCCTGAAGTGGTTCGTCGGCCCCGAGAGCGACAGCAGGCTGGTCAAGGAAGGCGGCATGATTCCGGTGAACACCAAGGCCCGGGACGCGCTCACCGATCCCAACCTCAAGGCCGTCTCGGACCTGCTGAACGCGGCTACCGCCTTCCAGCTCTACCTCGACCAGGCCTACCCGCCCGCCGTCGGCCAGGAGATCAACGACTCGGTGGCCGCGCTCATCGCGGGCTCCAAGTCCCCCAAGCAGGTGGCCAGTTCCATCACGCAGGCCGCCAGGAGTCAGTAGATGATCATGACTTCGACCCAGATCAAGGACTCGGGTCCCGCCTTGGGTGCGGTGCCGCCGGTCGGCCAGGGCAGGAACCGCCAGCCCCTCGCCCGACGGGCGCGCGCCTGGCTGACCGCCTTCCTGTTCACCGTCCCCGGGCTCGCCCTGTTCCTCGTGTTCGTCGCGGTGCCGATCCTGTACGCGGCTTATGTATCCCTCTTCACCTGGGGTGGGTTCGGCTCGCCCTCGGACTTCGTTGGCGTGGACAACTTCACCCGCCTCTTCGAGGACCCGGTGTTCCTCGGCGACCTGTGGCGCGGTCTGCTTCTCGTGGTGCTCTCGCTCGGCCTGCAACTCCCGTTCGCCCTTGCCATGGCCGTGCTCCTCAACCAGAAGCTGCGCGGCCGAGCCGTCTATCGGATGCTGTTCTTCGCGCCGTACGTCCTGTCGGAAGTCATCACCGGCGTGCTGTTCTCGATGATCTTCGCGCCGGACAGCGGGCTCGCCGACAAGGTGCTCGGCGCTGTCGGCCTCGGCGGCGTCGGCGGGCTCTGGTTCGCCGGACAGAGCACCGTCATGGCTACCCTCTTCCTGGTCATGACCTGGAAGTACTTCGGCTTCCACATGATGCTGCTGTTGGCCGGGCTGCAGGGCATTCCGGCCGAACTCATGGAAGCCGCCCGCATCGACGGCGCGGGCGCCTGGCAGCGCTTTCGCCACATCACCCTGCCGCTTCTCGGGCCGACGATCCGGATGAGCATCTTCCTGTCCGTGATCGGCGCCATCCAGCTCTTCGACCTGGTGTGGGTGGTGACGCAGGGCGGCCCTGACCACCACTCCGAGACCATGGCGGTCACGATGTTCCAGTTCGGCTTCAAGCGCTACCAGATGGGGTACGCCAGCGCGATCTCGATCGTCATGTTCCTCATCAGCCTCGTCTTCGCGCTCTTCTATCAGCGCTATGTTCTGCGCCGCGACACCGAAGGCGCCCTCACGAACATGCGAGGTTCCCGATGACTGCCTCCGTTCCCGTGGTCACCGCCCGAGAAGCGACCCGCCGACGCAGACTGCGCTCCGTCCCGCTGTACGTGACCGTGTGGGTGATCGGCGCCGTCATGGTGACGCCACTGCTGTACGCGCTCATCTCCGGCTTCAAGTCCACCGATCAGCTCTCCGGCAACTCCTTCGGTCTGCCCTCGCCGTGGGTGACGAAGAACTACACCCAGATCCTCCAGGACAGCGCGTTCTGGCGGATGCTCGGCTCGTCGACCCTGATCGCCGTCGGAACGACCGTATTGACGGTCGGCGCCGCGGCGCTCGCCGCCTACGCCCTCGCTCGATTCGCCTTCCGGGGAAGGGAGTTCCTCTTCACCCTCTTCACGGTCGGCCTGATGTTCCCGTTCGCGGTGGCGATCCTGCCGCTGTTCGTGCTCCTGCGTACCTTCGGACTGCTCGACAACCCGTGGGGCGTGATCCTGCCGCAGGCCGCGTTCGGCCTCCCGATCACCGTCGTCATCCTGCGCAACTTCTTCCGGGAGATCCCGGGCGAGATCGAGGAGGCGGCCACGCTCGACGGCTGCTCCGCGTTCGGCTTCTTCTGGCGCATCCTGCTACCGATGGCGCGGCCGGCGCTCGGCACGGTCTCCGTCCTCGCCATCGTCGCCAGCTGGAACAACTTCCTTCTCCCGCTGCTCGTCTTCAGCGAACCCACCTGGTGGACCATCCCCGTCGGTGTCCAGCAGTTCCAGGGCCAGTACTCCAGCGACACCGCCCGCATCTTCGCCTACCTCGTCCTGTCGATGGCACCCGCTCTCGCCTTCTACGCGATCGCCGAGCGACAGCTGATCGGCGGCATCACGATGGGCGCGACAAAGGGCTGACCCTCCCACAACGCAGGCCAACGCCACGTACTCGTAACGCACTTGAGGAGTTTCATGGTCGAGCCATGGCAGGACACCACCCTGCCCGCCCACACCAGGGCGGCAGACCTGCTCGCCCGGATGACCACCCAGGAGAAGACCGCCCAGCTGTCCAGCGTGTGGATCGGCGCCGACACCGACGGGGCCGACGTCGCCCCCGGCCAGCACACCTACGCATCCCGCAGCGCGGCACTCGACGCGCTGCTCCCGTACGGACTCGGCCAGCTCACCCGCCCTTTCGGTACGGTCCCCGTCGAACCCACGGGCGGGGCTGCCCGCCTGGCCGACGTGCAGCGCATCATCCGCGCGGGCAACCGGTTCGCCCTGCCTGCTCTCGCCCACGAGGAGTGCCTGACCGGCTTCACCGCCTGGCAGGCCACCGTCTTCCCGACCCCGCTCGCCTGGGGGGCCACCTTCGACCCCGAGCTGATCACAGAGATGGCCGAAGCCATCGGCACGTCGATGCGGGCGGTTGGCATCCACCAGGGGCTCGCCCCGGTCCTGGACGTTGTGCGCGATGCCCGCTGGGGCCGGACCGAGGAGGCCATCGGTGAGGATCCGTACCTCGTCGCCACCCTCGGCACCGCCTACGTCCGCGGTCTGGAGGCGGCCGGGATCGTCGCCACGCTCAAGCACTTCGCGGGGTACTCCGCCTCCCGCGCGGCCCGCAACCACGCGCCCGCCTCACTCGGCCCGAGGGAGCTCGCGGACGTGATCCTGCCGCCGTTCGAGATGGCGATCCGCGACGGTGGCGCCCGCTCCGTGATGCCCGCCTACAACGACATCGACGGCCTGCCCGCCCACGCACACACGGCCCTGCTCACTCAACTCCTGCGGGAACAATGGGAGTTCACCGGCACCGTGGTCTCGGACTACTACGGTGTCTCGCTCCTTGAGGAAGCCCACCAGATCGCCGACGGTGAAGGTGCCGCCGCTCGCCTCGCCCTCGCGGCAGGTGTCGACGTCGAACTGCCCG
Coding sequences:
- a CDS encoding extracellular solute-binding protein; the encoded protein is MPDTAPSSLSRRRFLGVVSVAGLGAAVLTSCGDSDSGSGTDSQGRTVFEWWHIQTTEPGKHLWPEQAKAYEKAHPKIKIKLVPLENDAFKAKMTALVGTGKLPDLYNTWGGGVLKQQVDAGLTEDITDDVKDWIGDLVPASRKAYEFDGKTYAIPVDIGAVGFWYNKALFKKAGITVPPATWAELLDTVQKLKAAGITPIALAGKEKWPGMYYWAYLAIRLAGVDGMQKAADAKDFTSDDFVKAGEHLKQLVDLDPFQKGFLGASYPGPTGEGATMGNAKAAMELMGQWAPNVQKSEGKGLGEDLGFFPFPSVDGGKGKSTDVFGGGGGYALRKGGPKEALDFLKWFVGPESDSRLVKEGGMIPVNTKARDALTDPNLKAVSDLLNAATAFQLYLDQAYPPAVGQEINDSVAALIAGSKSPKQVASSITQAARSQ
- a CDS encoding carbohydrate ABC transporter permease; amino-acid sequence: MTASVPVVTAREATRRRRLRSVPLYVTVWVIGAVMVTPLLYALISGFKSTDQLSGNSFGLPSPWVTKNYTQILQDSAFWRMLGSSTLIAVGTTVLTVGAAALAAYALARFAFRGREFLFTLFTVGLMFPFAVAILPLFVLLRTFGLLDNPWGVILPQAAFGLPITVVILRNFFREIPGEIEEAATLDGCSAFGFFWRILLPMARPALGTVSVLAIVASWNNFLLPLLVFSEPTWWTIPVGVQQFQGQYSSDTARIFAYLVLSMAPALAFYAIAERQLIGGITMGATKG
- a CDS encoding carbohydrate ABC transporter permease, which produces MTSTQIKDSGPALGAVPPVGQGRNRQPLARRARAWLTAFLFTVPGLALFLVFVAVPILYAAYVSLFTWGGFGSPSDFVGVDNFTRLFEDPVFLGDLWRGLLLVVLSLGLQLPFALAMAVLLNQKLRGRAVYRMLFFAPYVLSEVITGVLFSMIFAPDSGLADKVLGAVGLGGVGGLWFAGQSTVMATLFLVMTWKYFGFHMMLLLAGLQGIPAELMEAARIDGAGAWQRFRHITLPLLGPTIRMSIFLSVIGAIQLFDLVWVVTQGGPDHHSETMAVTMFQFGFKRYQMGYASAISIVMFLISLVFALFYQRYVLRRDTEGALTNMRGSR